AATATCAACTTAGCTGCAAATTTTAAGATCAAAGGAGGCATGTTGGGTTTCTCCAGTGCCTGTGCTTCTTCCGCTCATGCATTTGGTACTGCCTCTGATCTCATTGCCCTTGGTAGGCAGGATCGAGTTTTTGTGGTCGGTGCAGAAGAGGTGAGCCGGGAGGCAATCGTGCCCTTTGCAGCTGCTAGAGCACTTTCTTTAAAGGACGACCCAGAGGCGTATCCTTGCCCCTTTGATAGCAAACGAGATGGTTTTATTGCTTGCGAAGGTGGAGTGACCATGGTTCTGGAGAATCTTAACGTGGCTCAGGCTCGCGGAGCGAAAATCTATGCGGAAGTCTTGGGGTGGGGGCAATCATCCGATGGGTATAACGTGGTCATCCCTGAGCCTGAGGGAGAGGGTTTAGCCAGGGCGATGCAGTTAGCCCTAGAGGAATCGGCAATTTCAAGTTCGGAGGTAGATTATATCAATGCTCATGCAACTTCTACTCTAGCTGGGGATGAAGCAGAGGCTAGGGCTATTGATCGTGTCTTTGGCCAGAGTGGTGATGCGCCCTATATCAGCAGCACCAAAGCTTTAACGGGTCATGGACTCCATCTGGCTGGAGTGATGGAAGCTTCCTTTGGCTGTCTTTCTATTGATGAAAAATTTATGCCTGTTTCCGCGAAGATAACCGATTTAGATCCTAAGTTTGAAAACCTTAATATTGTAAGAGAGCCTTCTCAAGTACGCCCGGAAGTAGTCATGAGCTCTTCAAGTGGTTTTGGGGGGACAAATGTTTCTCTAGTCATGCGCCGCTATAGCCCAGATTCATGAAAGCTGCTAGAGTTGTCTCTAAGGAATAGCACTTTATTTACGCCATCTCTTCCACAAATGACATGCAAAACGTTCTGATTACTGGGGCAAGTTCGGGGATAGGCTTGGTAACCGCTAAGCACTTGTTAAATCTAGGGTATAAAGTCTACGGTACATCGAGATCCCTAGAGCGATTAGAAAGTATCCAGGGTCTTCAAGCAATTGAGATGGACTTGTGTTCCGATGCTTCCATTGCTAGCGGCTGGGAGAAAATTGAAAAAGCAGGTGGCGTAGATCTGGTTATCAACAACGCAGGCGCGGGTTATATAGGTTCCATCGAGAAGATGTCACTCGATGAGGAACGCCGACTTTTTCAGATTCTCGTTCATGGTCCAATGTTGCTTAACCGCAAGGTCGTTTCTTTTTTTAGGAAACAAGGCTTCGGGCTATTGATTAATGTGACATCTGTAGCTGGAATCTTACCCATTCCTTTTATGTCATGTTACAGTTCAGCCAAAGCAGCTTTCATTGCCTATACTTCGGCGCTTCGTATAGAAACAGCCGGAGATTCTTTCCGAGTGGTAGACCTCAGGCCAGGTGATATTCGCACCTCTTTTAATGAGGCAATGACAAAAGGACTGGAAGATTCCTTCTACCAAGACAAGCTTACGAAGGCGTGGCAAGTCATTGATAAAAATCTTAAAGAGGCTCCAGACCCACTTTGCGTAGCTCAGAAAATAGAGCAAATCATTCAAGATAAAGGAGCTCAAGAAGTTTATTATGTGGGAGATTTCTTTCAAACAAGAATCGCTCCATTTTTACTGCGTTTTGCTTCCAGCAAATTAGTCACTAGAGCGATTCTTGCTTACTACAAGCTAGATTAGGTTGGGGTTCACTCCGCAATCTTAAGACTGCAAAATGACGCTCTGTGTTTCCTTTTTCCATGCGGTAGGAGTAGAAGCGGTTTAAATCGGCACCGGTGTTTTCCATGCAGTCATAAAATTGGTGCAAACCTATTTCTTGAGCTTGCGCAGCCATTTTTTTTGCAATGTCCACTTCATAAAGAGGGGGTCGAATGCAAGGTCCAAGAACGCATAATATATGACTAATTTCAGATTGATAGGTTTCAACCATGGCCATGACGGTTTGTTTTAAGATGTTTTGCTCCGTTCCCTTCTTGCCCGAATGGGCCACAGCTATTACTTTTTTTGTGGGATCAAAGAAATAAAGCGGGCCGCAATCAGCCGCTCGTATGACCAGGGATAGATCCGCCGTTTGCGTGATTAAGCCATCTACTATGGGTACCGTTGTGTGACGATGTTTTTGATCTACTACAGCAACCTGACTCCCATGCGTTTGCTCGGCTTCTACGATCTGGTCATGTGGGAATTGGCATGCTCGAAGCAAATGAGCCAGATTTTCGCGTGTGCTTGCAAAGTGTTTTTGTCGAAGCGTGAAAAGATGCTGAATCTGCTTCGAGACAAGTTCTGGGAAAAGCTGGTAGTTCGCTGTCATAGCACCATGCTAAGGCCTAAATACCAGATTCCGAATAGAATATAGCCCTTCTTCCTTAGTTCGGAAGAAGGGCTAAAAATGTTCTATAATAAATGCGCGCTAAATGAATGGATTGGATCAATCATCCATATGATCTGCCCAAGTGGGTGACAGACGTAGATTTTGTTTCACTTTTCTTCTTTCGTAACGGTGGGCTCCAGCTTTCCGAGCTTTGCCCTCTAATTCACTGAATATGTATTTCGGTGGTGTGAGATGTGATGTTGTTATTTGTGTTGTTTTTCGCATAGGAACCTTCTCCTTTCGAGAATAATTTAAAAGCAGAAATCTTGCCAATGAGTCGATATAGAGATTAGCCGCAGTCATTTAATGGATTATAAATATTGCGAATTTTTGCAGATACCAAACCGTTAATAAAATATCGGCATGAAAGGGAGTAAAATTAGGCATTGTGAAAAAAAAAGACCAATCTTTATGGGTGGCTAACTTGCGAGAATCAAAGTTCGGTGTATCTATAATGATGTGATTAATACTTAATCCCTAGACCTATGATAGCTGTTACCAATTGCGAAGAGAAATCACAAAAAAAGTTTAGAAGTAAAATAAAACCTTACTTAAATTCTTCATCTAGAAAATGTGTAAAACTACGTTCTGTCCGACCGGAAGGGAAAAGTAAGCCGACTACCGAGCTAGGAGATGTGGACGATACGCCACTAGGGGACGTCAACTATTTGCTCAATGCGGATCTTATGCTGGCAGTTAGCCATGCGATTGAGGATATGGCATCTGAAGTCAAGGATGGGGAGCTCCTTAGCACCTTTCAGGACTTAGGTAATTTTGAACCGCAGCGCAAGCGCTACCGCGAGCTATCTCAAAATCTCAGCTCTGTTCGTGTAGTCGGTTGCGGAGAACCTCCTAAGCGCTGCGGAAAGACCGAATTTGTAAGGTTCTGTTCCGATGATTTGGCTCGGTACTGGGTTGTTTCCTTAGCTAGTGACTGTTCGCATGCCGCATTAGTCTGTCAACAAGTCAATAAAACAGATCAATTCAAAGAAAAATTATTTGTTGGGTTCTATACCTTCAACCCTTTCTTTGTGCGATCTATTCATAGGCATTTCTCTTTAATGATGGTGGGTCTTGGTAAAGTCATCAAAAATTGGCAAATCGAGATGAACTTGCCTGTTCTGACGCAAAAAGAACTCAAAAAGTACCTCAAAGATAGCCAGTAAAGACTTATATTAGAGAAGCTTATATACCTGAAACTCGACAGCCCAATATGTTAGACCTGTCCTGGGGCTCAGTCCTAAGCGAATAAATTCAATTTTAGCACTATACAAATCCGTTTTGATTTGCCATATTATAGAGAGTCGTTGTTAATAACTTCAGGAGCATACTCATGAGAAAAATCAGTATAATCGCTTTATGTACCCTTCTAAGCGCACAGCTTATGGCTTCGCCCAGTTTGATGATCGATGCCATGGGCAAATTAAACTTTCTGGATGATTCTGGTAACCTTGCCAAATCTATCGATAAAGGCTCAATCGCAGCCGACATTGAACTGGGAGATCAAAAGTTTCGCGTTTCCTATGGCCGGGATCTCCAAGGAAACCCTAACATCATTATCTATTCGAATCCTACGAACCCGTCCAATATTTCTCTGAGAGGTTTTGGCAAGGAGATTAAAATTTTGGACGGTGGAGTGCTCACCATTGTAGCCACTCCAGACGGTAATGACGCGATGCTCAAGTCGGGTCTTTTGGGCAAAGTTCAAGTAGGTGGGCAAACCATGCAGCCTAACTCAGTCGTCAATATTGGTGGGGGTCAGATTACCCAGCAGCCTATTTTCCAGCAGGCCGAAATGGTTAAGAAGTCTGCTTC
The Verrucomicrobiota bacterium DNA segment above includes these coding regions:
- a CDS encoding DICT sensory domain-containing protein encodes the protein MIAVTNCEEKSQKKFRSKIKPYLNSSSRKCVKLRSVRPEGKSKPTTELGDVDDTPLGDVNYLLNADLMLAVSHAIEDMASEVKDGELLSTFQDLGNFEPQRKRYRELSQNLSSVRVVGCGEPPKRCGKTEFVRFCSDDLARYWVVSLASDCSHAALVCQQVNKTDQFKEKLFVGFYTFNPFFVRSIHRHFSLMMVGLGKVIKNWQIEMNLPVLTQKELKKYLKDSQ
- a CDS encoding laccase domain-containing protein, with product MTANYQLFPELVSKQIQHLFTLRQKHFASTRENLAHLLRACQFPHDQIVEAEQTHGSQVAVVDQKHRHTTVPIVDGLITQTADLSLVIRAADCGPLYFFDPTKKVIAVAHSGKKGTEQNILKQTVMAMVETYQSEISHILCVLGPCIRPPLYEVDIAKKMAAQAQEIGLHQFYDCMENTGADLNRFYSYRMEKGNTERHFAVLRLRSEPQPNLACSKQESL
- a CDS encoding SDR family NAD(P)-dependent oxidoreductase, whose protein sequence is MQNVLITGASSGIGLVTAKHLLNLGYKVYGTSRSLERLESIQGLQAIEMDLCSDASIASGWEKIEKAGGVDLVINNAGAGYIGSIEKMSLDEERRLFQILVHGPMLLNRKVVSFFRKQGFGLLINVTSVAGILPIPFMSCYSSAKAAFIAYTSALRIETAGDSFRVVDLRPGDIRTSFNEAMTKGLEDSFYQDKLTKAWQVIDKNLKEAPDPLCVAQKIEQIIQDKGAQEVYYVGDFFQTRIAPFLLRFASSKLVTRAILAYYKLD
- a CDS encoding beta-ketoacyl-[acyl-carrier-protein] synthase family protein yields the protein MVDKKRIAITGLGFITPIGNSRQDVIQSLKQSRSGIKKCELFDDPKIPISLAGLVEGFSFPSISYDEWTFPEGVSFRRDQLRSMAPNIVFGHLSMQQAIEDAGLSEQEISNPRTSLMAASTGSQWMSHETLSRIDQRGVRTASPVCVCYSISGSLNINLAANFKIKGGMLGFSSACASSAHAFGTASDLIALGRQDRVFVVGAEEVSREAIVPFAAARALSLKDDPEAYPCPFDSKRDGFIACEGGVTMVLENLNVAQARGAKIYAEVLGWGQSSDGYNVVIPEPEGEGLARAMQLALEESAISSSEVDYINAHATSTLAGDEAEARAIDRVFGQSGDAPYISSTKALTGHGLHLAGVMEASFGCLSIDEKFMPVSAKITDLDPKFENLNIVREPSQVRPEVVMSSSSGFGGTNVSLVMRRYSPDS